The Streptomyces kanamyceticus genome window below encodes:
- a CDS encoding helix-turn-helix transcriptional regulator, with protein MDTHRTSIIGRERELGALERALAAARSGAGRVVLLTGEDGVGKSRLAAEVAERAAARGMRVMRGRASAIGLRVPCRPLTEALLELSRDRRLGPEAAGLCGTALAGLTALREPGPSRDATSCASSLVVLGEAVLRAVAEAGRTGGCLVVLEDLHDADPGTPALVEFLADNIAREPVTLLLTLRDEPCQALELARALARRGSGTLIGLDRLDRSEVRALIAGQLSSGTEELPEGLVDRIWEQSDGNPWAAQELLTHLVDEGLLGYDADGWRLSGRPCAASVPDALVAGVARRVDRLGPRGRELLAAAAVVGTRFPAPVVQAATGMADDEALGHLHAALAGGLIGAAEPAPDWFTFRHPLTARALLRTLAPKEQARIARDCAGAVADLHPQLPADWCLVAARLWETAGERDTAAGLYARAGSRALAHGAAVDAAEALDRARALLAGQDTAAAGASSDPRHVPLYAHVLDSLLAALTEAGESERAWDLAGAVDGVCPAAAGPERAAALHVRLARAASVTGRTDEARAQLSEGRRLLGPEGEAEGAVDAAGAALALQSGAVSAREEERARKAAAAAERAGNPEAACQAWDVLGVLARTRDVAESTGCFDRVRTIAERHGMPFWRLRALFRLGGDDWLTEGDVARLEHARREAARLGAGDIGGAAEADLALWLVLSGRFGTAAQLIDACWTRGAGQRDADRARHLLAADAVLAAHRGKRARMEQAVAEFHRWDGDRSPLATLTTGLARTFCALLEEDRPRAHQELARIAAPGAVGAGHPLDGRHGLLHLLDALSEDDDEDEGESTWTAGAPTWGEEGTTPTGKGNDEAPLAQLRWNRHFVLLARAVRLGRSGHGDEAAAVMGAAHNVAAPFPVAYHLGLRLVAEAAHRDGWGEPTVWLHRAEEFFHQASVPAVAGACRGLLRKNGVPVRQRRRGADLVPRPLRQLGVTVREYEVFRLMAPRPANRDIADRLYISPRTVEKHVASLILKTGRPSRAALSELASTVLLDDAADEG; from the coding sequence ATGGACACACACCGGACATCGATCATTGGACGGGAACGGGAACTCGGCGCGCTGGAAAGGGCGTTGGCCGCTGCCCGGTCCGGCGCGGGGCGGGTCGTCCTCCTGACGGGCGAGGACGGGGTCGGCAAGTCGAGGCTGGCCGCGGAGGTCGCCGAGCGGGCGGCGGCCCGGGGGATGCGCGTCATGCGGGGACGCGCCAGCGCGATCGGGCTGCGCGTGCCGTGCAGGCCGCTCACCGAGGCACTGCTCGAACTCTCCCGCGACCGACGGCTCGGCCCCGAAGCGGCGGGACTGTGCGGGACGGCGCTCGCCGGGCTGACCGCGCTGCGCGAGCCGGGGCCTTCGCGCGACGCCACGTCCTGCGCCTCCTCGCTCGTGGTACTCGGCGAGGCCGTGCTGCGCGCGGTGGCGGAGGCCGGGCGTACAGGCGGCTGTCTGGTGGTCCTGGAGGATCTGCACGACGCGGACCCCGGCACCCCGGCGCTCGTCGAGTTCCTGGCCGACAACATCGCGCGCGAGCCGGTCACCCTCCTCCTCACCCTGCGCGACGAGCCGTGCCAGGCCCTGGAGTTGGCCCGTGCGCTGGCCCGGCGCGGCAGCGGCACCCTCATCGGCCTCGACCGGCTCGACAGGTCCGAGGTGCGCGCACTGATCGCGGGGCAACTGTCTTCGGGAACAGAGGAGTTGCCCGAGGGCCTGGTCGACCGGATCTGGGAGCAGAGCGACGGGAACCCCTGGGCGGCCCAGGAGTTGCTGACCCACCTGGTCGACGAGGGGCTGCTCGGATACGACGCCGACGGCTGGCGTCTGTCCGGCCGCCCCTGCGCCGCGTCCGTGCCCGACGCGCTGGTCGCCGGTGTCGCGCGCCGCGTGGACCGGCTCGGCCCGCGCGGCAGGGAACTGCTCGCGGCCGCGGCGGTCGTCGGCACCCGTTTTCCCGCGCCGGTGGTGCAGGCGGCCACCGGCATGGCCGACGACGAGGCGCTCGGCCATCTGCACGCCGCCCTCGCCGGAGGTCTGATCGGCGCCGCCGAGCCCGCGCCCGACTGGTTCACGTTCCGGCACCCGCTGACGGCACGGGCCCTGCTGCGCACGCTCGCCCCGAAGGAACAAGCACGGATCGCCCGCGACTGCGCCGGTGCCGTGGCCGATCTGCACCCCCAACTCCCCGCCGACTGGTGCCTGGTGGCGGCGCGCCTGTGGGAGACGGCGGGGGAGCGGGACACCGCGGCGGGGCTGTACGCGCGGGCCGGGTCCCGCGCCCTGGCGCACGGGGCCGCGGTCGACGCGGCCGAGGCGCTCGACCGGGCCCGCGCCCTGCTCGCGGGGCAGGACACGGCGGCCGCCGGAGCGAGTTCGGACCCGCGGCACGTTCCCCTGTACGCCCACGTACTCGACTCGCTCCTTGCCGCGCTGACCGAGGCGGGCGAGAGCGAACGCGCGTGGGACCTCGCCGGGGCGGTGGACGGTGTGTGCCCCGCCGCGGCAGGGCCTGAACGCGCCGCCGCACTGCACGTACGCCTCGCGCGGGCCGCCTCCGTGACCGGCAGGACGGACGAGGCACGCGCCCAACTCAGTGAGGGGCGACGCCTGTTGGGGCCAGAAGGCGAGGCCGAGGGCGCCGTCGACGCGGCCGGTGCCGCGCTCGCCCTGCAGTCGGGCGCGGTCTCGGCGCGGGAGGAGGAGCGGGCGCGGAAGGCCGCGGCGGCGGCCGAGCGCGCCGGGAACCCGGAAGCGGCCTGCCAGGCCTGGGACGTCCTCGGCGTGCTGGCCAGGACCCGTGACGTGGCGGAGTCGACCGGCTGCTTCGACCGGGTGCGCACCATCGCCGAACGGCACGGCATGCCGTTCTGGCGGCTGCGCGCGCTGTTCCGGCTCGGCGGCGACGACTGGCTCACCGAAGGGGACGTGGCGCGGCTCGAACACGCGCGGCGCGAGGCGGCCAGGCTCGGCGCGGGGGACATCGGCGGCGCCGCCGAGGCGGACCTCGCGCTGTGGCTGGTGCTCAGCGGCAGGTTCGGCACCGCGGCCCAGCTCATCGACGCCTGCTGGACCCGGGGTGCCGGGCAGCGCGACGCCGACCGGGCCAGGCACCTGCTCGCCGCCGATGCCGTGCTCGCCGCGCACCGGGGCAAGCGGGCGCGGATGGAGCAGGCCGTCGCCGAGTTCCACCGCTGGGACGGCGACCGTTCGCCGCTGGCCACACTCACCACCGGGCTCGCCAGGACGTTCTGCGCGCTCCTGGAGGAGGACCGGCCGAGGGCCCACCAGGAACTGGCCCGAATAGCCGCGCCGGGCGCGGTCGGCGCGGGACACCCGCTGGACGGGCGGCACGGCCTCCTGCACTTGCTCGACGCGTTGAGCGAGGACGATGACGAGGACGAGGGCGAGTCCACGTGGACGGCGGGGGCGCCGACGTGGGGGGAAGAAGGGACGACGCCGACCGGGAAGGGGAACGACGAAGCCCCCCTGGCCCAGCTCCGCTGGAACCGTCACTTCGTCCTGCTCGCCCGCGCGGTCCGTCTCGGCAGGAGTGGCCACGGCGACGAGGCGGCAGCGGTCATGGGGGCGGCGCACAACGTCGCGGCGCCGTTCCCCGTGGCCTACCACCTGGGTCTGCGGCTCGTCGCGGAGGCCGCCCACCGGGACGGCTGGGGCGAGCCGACGGTGTGGCTGCACCGGGCCGAGGAGTTCTTCCACCAGGCGTCGGTCCCCGCGGTGGCGGGCGCCTGCCGCGGCCTGCTGCGCAAGAACGGCGTGCCGGTGCGGCAGCGGCGCAGGGGCGCCGACCTGGTGCCGCGTCCGCTGCGTCAGCTCGGTGTGACGGTACGGGAGTACGAGGTGTTCCGGTTGATGGCGCCGCGGCCCGCCAACCGGGACATCGCCGACCGCCTCTACATCTCACCGCGCACCGTCGAGAAGCACGTGGCGAGCCTCATCCTCAAGACGGGCAGGCCGAGCCGGGCGGCACTGAGCGAGCTGGCCTCGACCGTCCTGCTCGACGACGCGGCCGACGAGGGGTGA
- a CDS encoding lytic polysaccharide monooxygenase auxiliary activity family 9 protein, producing MNTKRKLAAVVGAGFAPVLVLASVTPAGAHGYVSTPPSRQAQCAAGTVSCGEITHEPQSVEGPKGQTTCSGGNERFAELDDDSLGWRTTDVGSSQEFSWKLTARHSTSTWQYFVGGNKIAEVDDGGAQPGSTVTHTVDFGGLKGKQKVLAVWNIADTTNAFYACIDVNITG from the coding sequence GCGCGGGATTCGCACCCGTGCTCGTCCTCGCCTCGGTCACCCCGGCCGGTGCGCACGGCTACGTCTCCACACCGCCGAGCCGTCAGGCACAGTGCGCGGCGGGCACCGTGTCGTGCGGCGAGATCACCCACGAGCCGCAGAGCGTGGAGGGCCCCAAGGGGCAGACCACCTGCAGCGGCGGCAACGAGCGGTTCGCCGAGCTCGATGACGACAGCTTGGGCTGGCGGACCACAGACGTCGGCTCCTCCCAGGAGTTCAGCTGGAAGCTGACGGCCCGTCACAGCACCAGCACCTGGCAGTACTTCGTCGGCGGCAACAAGATCGCCGAGGTCGACGACGGGGGCGCCCAGCCGGGTTCGACCGTCACGCACACCGTCGACTTCGGCGGGCTCAAGGGCAAGCAGAAGGTGCTCGCGGTGTGGAACATCGCCGACACCACCAACGCCTTCTACGCCTGCATCGATGTGAACATCACCGGCTGA